From the Lathyrus oleraceus cultivar Zhongwan6 chromosome 4, CAAS_Psat_ZW6_1.0, whole genome shotgun sequence genome, one window contains:
- the LOC127073365 gene encoding serine/arginine-rich SC35-like splicing factor SCL28 isoform X2 — protein sequence MGRYRSRSRSFSPRRRSRTPPRGRKRYDDDRHPETRSRRDRRSPLPSGLLVRNLPLDARPEDLRGPFERYGPVKDVYLPRNYYTGEPRGFGFVKYRYGEDAAEAKQHLNHSVIGGREIRIVFAEENRKTPQEMRVTSHGSRNGGGSRRRARSRSPRRRYRSYSRSPSPARDNSRDDRGRDGYSPERSRSYSRSVSPGGRKEDKMSPRASPGGRKDRRGSSRASPDDGKDDRRSPRASPGVGKDDRRSSRASPGGGKDDRMSPRARENGRSPNVKEDQAPTRSESPRDKDHSPSRSRSRSYSPR from the exons ATGGGAAGATATCGTAGCCGTAGCAGAAGTTTCAGCCCTCGCCGCCGTAGCAGAACCCCACCTCGCGGTCGCAAGCGTTATGATGATGATCGCCATCCTGAAACCAGGTCTCGCAGAGACCGTCGTTCTCCTCTCCCTTCTGGCTTACTCGTTCGTAATCTCCCCCTCGATGCTAG ACCTGAAGATCTTAGGGGGCCATTTGAACGCTATGGTCCTGTGAAGGATGTTTACCTTCCTAGAAATTATTACACTGG GGAACCTCGTGGCTTTGGATTTGTGAAATATCGATATGGCGAAGATGCGGCAGAGGCAAAGCAACATCTGAATCACAGTGTCATTGGTGGACGCGAAATAAGAATTGTGTTTGCTGAGGAAAATAGGAAAACCCCTCAAGAAATGCGTGTCACTTCTCATGGAAG CCGAAATGGAGGTGGTAGCAGAAGGAGAGCTCGGTCAAGATCTCCACGGCGTCGTTATCGAT CCTACTCTAGGTCTCCATCACCTGCCAGGGACAATTCAAG GGATGACAGAGGTAGGGATGGTTATTCTCCAGAGCGATCAAGATCTTATTCTAGGTCTGTTTCTCCCGGTGGTCGGAAGGAAGACAAAATGTCCCCTCGTGCCTCCCCTGGTGGTAGGAAGGACCGCAGGGGGTCCTCTCGTGCCTCTCCGGATGATGGGAAGGATGACAGGAGGAGCCCTCGTGCCTCTCCTGGTGTTGGGAAGGATGACAGGAGGTCCTCTCGTGCCTCTCCAGGTGGTGGGAAGGACGACAGGATGTCACCTCGTGCCAGGGAGAATGGTCGAAGTCCAAATGTTAAGGAAGATCAGGCACCTACCAGATCTGAGAGCCCTAGGGACAAAGATCACAGTCCTTCAAGGTCTCGCTCACGGTCATACAG TCCACGCTGA
- the LOC127073365 gene encoding serine/arginine-rich SC35-like splicing factor SCL28 isoform X1, which yields MGRYRSRSRSFSPRRRSRTPPRGRKRYDDDRHPETRSRRDRRSPLPSGLLVRNLPLDARPEDLRGPFERYGPVKDVYLPRNYYTGEPRGFGFVKYRYGEDAAEAKQHLNHSVIGGREIRIVFAEENRKTPQEMRVTSHGSSRNGGGSRRRARSRSPRRRYRSYSRSPSPARDNSRDDRGRDGYSPERSRSYSRSVSPGGRKEDKMSPRASPGGRKDRRGSSRASPDDGKDDRRSPRASPGVGKDDRRSSRASPGGGKDDRMSPRARENGRSPNVKEDQAPTRSESPRDKDHSPSRSRSRSYSPR from the exons ATGGGAAGATATCGTAGCCGTAGCAGAAGTTTCAGCCCTCGCCGCCGTAGCAGAACCCCACCTCGCGGTCGCAAGCGTTATGATGATGATCGCCATCCTGAAACCAGGTCTCGCAGAGACCGTCGTTCTCCTCTCCCTTCTGGCTTACTCGTTCGTAATCTCCCCCTCGATGCTAG ACCTGAAGATCTTAGGGGGCCATTTGAACGCTATGGTCCTGTGAAGGATGTTTACCTTCCTAGAAATTATTACACTGG GGAACCTCGTGGCTTTGGATTTGTGAAATATCGATATGGCGAAGATGCGGCAGAGGCAAAGCAACATCTGAATCACAGTGTCATTGGTGGACGCGAAATAAGAATTGTGTTTGCTGAGGAAAATAGGAAAACCCCTCAAGAAATGCGTGTCACTTCTCATGGAAG TAGCCGAAATGGAGGTGGTAGCAGAAGGAGAGCTCGGTCAAGATCTCCACGGCGTCGTTATCGAT CCTACTCTAGGTCTCCATCACCTGCCAGGGACAATTCAAG GGATGACAGAGGTAGGGATGGTTATTCTCCAGAGCGATCAAGATCTTATTCTAGGTCTGTTTCTCCCGGTGGTCGGAAGGAAGACAAAATGTCCCCTCGTGCCTCCCCTGGTGGTAGGAAGGACCGCAGGGGGTCCTCTCGTGCCTCTCCGGATGATGGGAAGGATGACAGGAGGAGCCCTCGTGCCTCTCCTGGTGTTGGGAAGGATGACAGGAGGTCCTCTCGTGCCTCTCCAGGTGGTGGGAAGGACGACAGGATGTCACCTCGTGCCAGGGAGAATGGTCGAAGTCCAAATGTTAAGGAAGATCAGGCACCTACCAGATCTGAGAGCCCTAGGGACAAAGATCACAGTCCTTCAAGGTCTCGCTCACGGTCATACAG TCCACGCTGA